One genomic region from Candidatus Nitrosopumilus koreensis AR1 encodes:
- a CDS encoding formate--phosphoribosylaminoimidazolecarboxamide ligase, whose translation MTSIATLGSHCSLQVLKGAKDEGLKTILVCEKKRESLYRRFPFIDELIIVDKFKEVLDEKCQSTLQQNDSVLIPHGTLIAQMSSEEIESIKTPIFGNKWILRWESDREMKEKLMREAKLPMPKPVTDAKDIEKLSIVKRQGAAGGKGYFMVANQEDYNTKRNQLISEGIISKDETLYIQEYAAGVLAYLQFFYSPLKEELEFFGVDQRHESDIEGLARIPSEQQLKNNKVPSFNVIGNSPLVLRESLLDEVYTMGENFVEAAKRVVAPGMNGPFCIEGVYDENAKFTSFEFSARIVAGTNIYMDGSPYYSLLFNESMSMGKRIAREVKTATESNQLDKITT comes from the coding sequence ATGACATCAATTGCAACGCTTGGTTCTCACTGTTCACTACAGGTGTTAAAAGGTGCAAAAGATGAAGGTTTGAAAACAATTCTAGTATGTGAAAAAAAGCGTGAAAGTCTATATCGAAGATTTCCATTCATTGATGAATTAATCATAGTTGACAAATTCAAAGAAGTTCTAGATGAGAAATGTCAATCAACCCTACAACAAAATGATTCCGTATTGATTCCTCATGGAACCTTGATTGCACAAATGAGTTCTGAGGAAATTGAATCAATCAAAACCCCAATTTTTGGAAATAAATGGATTCTAAGATGGGAATCAGATAGAGAGATGAAAGAAAAACTCATGAGAGAAGCAAAATTACCGATGCCAAAACCAGTTACAGACGCAAAAGATATTGAAAAACTGTCTATTGTAAAAAGACAAGGTGCAGCAGGAGGCAAAGGTTACTTTATGGTTGCAAATCAAGAAGATTACAATACAAAAAGAAATCAATTGATTTCAGAAGGAATTATTTCAAAAGATGAAACACTATACATTCAAGAATATGCTGCAGGAGTTTTAGCTTATTTGCAATTCTTTTATTCCCCATTAAAAGAAGAACTAGAATTTTTTGGAGTTGATCAAAGACACGAATCAGATATCGAAGGATTAGCTAGAATCCCATCAGAGCAGCAATTAAAAAACAACAAAGTTCCATCATTTAATGTAATAGGAAATAGTCCGTTAGTGTTACGGGAATCACTTTTGGATGAAGTGTATACAATGGGTGAAAATTTTGTTGAAGCAGCTAAAAGAGTAGTAGCACCTGGAATGAACGGTCCATTTTGTATAGAAGGAGTTTATGATGAAAACGCAAAATTCACATCATTTGAATTTTCAGCAAGAATTGTTGCAGGAACTAACATCTACATGGATGGTTCACCATACTATTCACTATTATTCAATGAAAGCATGAGTATGGGTAAAAGAATTGCAAGGGAAGTAAAGACAGCCACAGAATCTAATCAGTTAGATAAAATTACAACATAA
- a CDS encoding AMP-binding protein encodes MSDFEFIPTQKQVEESNIFHFMQKHGISSLTELSNKAKNELEWFWSEVDKDIGVVWDSPYEKILDSSKGIAHSKWFVNGKTNIYKSTVEKFAKTTPNKIAYYFISEDEATSELSYLQLDEKVSKLANGLKSLGVGRGDVVAIYLPMIEEAILAILASAKIGAIQTVIFSGYSTESLHVRLQDCNAKILFVSDGFVRKGKPISQKEPMENAILQTKVEKTIVVNYKGIDKYEKSENIVFYDELTESQDSVCHTEVMDSEDSLFILYTSGTTGKPKGVVHVHGGFSVFAGHQAAYLIDLQAQDVLFWPADIGWITGLVWNVYGLLIMGASSVIYDGALDFPSSDRVWKILSNYNATIFGISPTATRLFKKNNEEPLKNFSLDKIKNIPTTGEPLDEDSWWWLFEKVGNKKIPIMNLSGGTEIGGAMLSVFPGMKLKPSTVGIPVPGIDLDVVDDDGNSVKNKNGYLIIRSPWPGMTRGLLNDNKRFLETYWSRFENIWFHGDYVFVDNDNLWYMRGRTDDVINVSGHRMSTAEIEHTVMSHEKISDAASVAIPDDLTGEAIVVFFVTDNKNDFGLESEVSDFISEKIGKLAKPKFVFQLSDLPKTRTGKIMRRLLKSKLLGNDLGDLSSLENPQILDEVSKLG; translated from the coding sequence TTGTCTGATTTTGAATTCATACCAACACAAAAACAAGTTGAAGAATCTAACATCTTTCATTTTATGCAGAAACATGGAATTTCATCATTAACTGAACTGTCAAATAAAGCAAAAAATGAATTGGAATGGTTTTGGAGTGAAGTTGATAAGGATATTGGGGTTGTTTGGGATTCTCCATATGAGAAAATACTTGATTCTTCAAAAGGAATCGCACATTCAAAATGGTTTGTAAATGGTAAAACAAATATCTACAAATCAACTGTTGAAAAATTTGCAAAAACAACTCCAAATAAAATTGCGTATTATTTTATTTCAGAAGATGAGGCCACTTCAGAATTATCTTACTTGCAACTAGATGAAAAAGTTTCAAAACTTGCTAATGGCTTAAAATCTCTTGGTGTGGGAAGGGGTGATGTTGTAGCGATTTATCTTCCAATGATTGAAGAGGCAATTTTGGCAATTTTAGCATCTGCCAAAATCGGAGCAATACAAACTGTAATTTTTTCAGGATATAGTACTGAATCATTACATGTTAGATTGCAAGATTGTAATGCAAAAATTCTTTTTGTTTCAGATGGCTTTGTGAGAAAAGGAAAACCAATTTCTCAAAAAGAACCTATGGAAAATGCAATTTTGCAAACTAAGGTTGAAAAAACAATTGTGGTAAACTACAAAGGAATTGACAAATATGAAAAATCTGAAAATATTGTTTTTTATGATGAACTGACCGAATCTCAAGATTCGGTTTGCCACACTGAAGTAATGGATTCTGAAGATTCACTCTTTATTTTATACACCTCTGGAACTACTGGAAAACCCAAGGGGGTTGTACATGTTCATGGGGGTTTTTCTGTATTTGCTGGTCATCAGGCAGCATATCTTATTGACTTGCAGGCACAAGATGTGTTGTTTTGGCCAGCAGACATTGGGTGGATAACAGGTCTGGTGTGGAATGTTTATGGCTTGCTGATTATGGGTGCTAGTTCTGTGATATATGATGGGGCATTAGATTTTCCAAGTTCTGACAGAGTGTGGAAGATTCTTTCAAATTATAATGCAACAATTTTTGGCATATCTCCTACTGCAACAAGACTGTTTAAAAAAAATAATGAAGAACCATTAAAAAATTTCTCACTTGACAAAATCAAGAACATACCTACAACTGGAGAACCTCTTGATGAAGATTCTTGGTGGTGGCTGTTTGAAAAAGTTGGAAATAAAAAAATCCCGATTATGAATCTGTCTGGGGGTACTGAGATAGGTGGTGCAATGTTGTCTGTTTTTCCTGGAATGAAATTAAAACCCTCTACTGTTGGCATTCCAGTTCCTGGGATAGATCTTGATGTGGTAGATGATGATGGGAATTCTGTCAAAAACAAAAATGGTTATTTAATCATACGATCTCCTTGGCCAGGAATGACCAGAGGATTATTAAATGACAATAAACGATTCCTTGAAACATATTGGTCTAGGTTTGAAAATATTTGGTTTCATGGAGATTATGTTTTTGTTGATAATGATAATCTCTGGTATATGCGGGGAAGAACTGATGACGTCATCAACGTTTCTGGTCATCGTATGAGTACTGCCGAAATTGAACATACTGTGATGTCTCATGAAAAAATTTCTGATGCTGCATCGGTTGCAATTCCTGATGATTTAACTGGAGAGGCAATTGTTGTTTTTTTTGTAACAGATAACAAAAATGATTTTGGTTTGGAATCTGAAGTGTCTGATTTTATAAGTGAAAAAATTGGCAAATTAGCAAAACCCAAATTTGTTTTTCAATTATCTGATTTACCAAAAACTAGAACAGGTAAAATTATGCGTCGGCTGTTAAAATCCAAATTACTTGGAAATGATCTAGGAGATTTGTCCTCTCTTGAAAACCCTCAGATTTTGGATGAAGTTTCCAAACTAGGTTGA
- a CDS encoding hydantoinase/oxoprolinase family protein encodes MSEKPRIRVGIDVGGTFTKAVAIDAKTGTILSKSTVPTTHKAEKGVSEGIVQALSNILEESKINLNDIELISHSTTQAINALLESDTSKVGIIAMGVGPSKKDVVKRTNLQDMSRNTNQDIATFHEFLDTSHLITEDEVKQTIEKLKSKGAQVIVATEAFGVDDPSNELFVMNTSSKCNVPSTASHEISGVYGLEIRTLTAAVNASVLPKTFQVANYVEEAIRKTGVTAPLMIMKGDGGVSSMDTFRTKPILTVLSGPAASVAGALLYLKVTNGIFVEVGGTSTNICIIKNGKPEIRYVTVHDHPTCIRSMDVRILGVAGGSMVSLSQNRVSKVGPRSAHIAGLKYSCFADPEDLKTGKIVNIKPKENDVEEYVAIKCDNGTYAITNTCAANALGMIDEGDYSFANQESAKLALKILGEHLNMPYHEVAQSIIQTASFEITKTITNIMKEFHLNNSTKLIGGGGGASVLVPFVAKQLGLSYEKAEHADVISSIGVASSMLQEEIEQTMDDATPEKIAQVQKRIHAMLVDKGAVPESIVIDSEYISEKALLRVTAVGNVELDSVETSKNIFTLDDAKKRASEIIGISENLIDLSFETDHYFVFTGHVEVKKLFSKKNQHHLLILDRYGKMKLSLKNGKIFQGGKISILEEIDDFLESRHSEIAPKVFLLNDLKLVDYSSLTSPSKIMDAIRQELENSEKAAVLVEL; translated from the coding sequence ATGTCTGAGAAACCAAGAATTCGTGTTGGAATTGATGTTGGGGGTACCTTTACTAAAGCAGTAGCTATTGATGCTAAAACCGGTACAATCTTATCAAAATCAACGGTACCTACAACTCACAAAGCTGAAAAAGGTGTCTCTGAAGGAATCGTTCAAGCATTATCTAATATCTTGGAAGAATCAAAGATCAACCTTAATGATATTGAATTAATTTCTCATAGTACCACACAAGCAATTAATGCATTATTAGAATCTGATACTTCTAAAGTTGGCATTATTGCAATGGGTGTTGGTCCATCAAAAAAAGATGTTGTGAAACGAACCAATTTACAAGACATGTCTAGAAATACAAATCAAGACATTGCCACATTTCATGAATTTCTAGACACTTCTCATTTAATTACAGAAGATGAAGTGAAACAAACAATTGAGAAACTCAAATCAAAAGGTGCTCAAGTAATTGTCGCTACTGAAGCCTTTGGTGTTGATGACCCTTCAAATGAATTATTTGTAATGAATACTTCTTCTAAATGCAATGTTCCATCTACTGCATCACATGAAATTTCTGGTGTATATGGATTAGAAATTAGAACTTTGACTGCTGCAGTTAATGCTAGTGTTTTGCCAAAAACTTTTCAAGTTGCAAACTATGTTGAAGAAGCAATTCGAAAAACTGGAGTTACTGCACCGTTAATGATCATGAAAGGTGATGGCGGTGTTTCAAGTATGGATACGTTTAGAACTAAACCCATCCTTACGGTGTTGTCTGGACCTGCAGCTAGTGTAGCAGGTGCCTTACTTTACCTCAAAGTCACAAATGGAATATTTGTTGAAGTTGGAGGAACAAGTACTAACATTTGTATCATAAAGAATGGAAAACCAGAAATTCGATATGTCACAGTACATGATCATCCAACATGTATTCGTTCTATGGATGTGAGAATTTTAGGTGTGGCTGGAGGAAGTATGGTTTCTTTGAGTCAAAACAGAGTTTCTAAAGTCGGGCCACGAAGTGCTCATATTGCAGGCTTGAAATATTCTTGTTTTGCTGATCCAGAAGATTTGAAGACTGGAAAAATTGTCAATATCAAACCAAAAGAAAATGATGTTGAAGAATATGTTGCAATAAAATGTGATAATGGAACATATGCTATAACAAACACTTGTGCAGCAAATGCACTTGGAATGATTGATGAGGGTGATTATTCATTTGCTAACCAAGAATCTGCAAAACTTGCCCTCAAAATTCTTGGTGAACACTTGAATATGCCTTATCATGAAGTTGCACAATCAATAATCCAAACAGCATCTTTTGAGATTACTAAAACTATCACTAACATCATGAAAGAGTTTCACTTGAACAATTCTACAAAATTAATTGGCGGTGGAGGCGGTGCGTCAGTTTTGGTTCCATTTGTTGCAAAACAATTGGGATTGTCTTATGAAAAGGCAGAACATGCAGATGTCATATCTTCAATTGGTGTGGCATCTTCTATGCTTCAAGAAGAGATTGAACAGACTATGGATGATGCGACTCCTGAAAAAATTGCTCAAGTACAAAAAAGAATTCATGCAATGTTAGTTGATAAAGGTGCTGTTCCAGAATCAATTGTAATTGACAGTGAATACATTTCTGAAAAAGCACTGTTAAGAGTAACTGCAGTAGGTAATGTGGAATTAGATAGTGTTGAAACCTCAAAAAATATCTTTACTTTGGATGATGCCAAAAAACGTGCTAGTGAGATTATTGGAATCTCTGAGAATTTGATTGATCTGAGTTTTGAAACCGACCATTATTTTGTTTTTACAGGACATGTGGAGGTCAAAAAATTATTTAGTAAAAAGAATCAACACCATCTGCTTATTTTAGATAGATATGGAAAAATGAAATTATCTTTAAAGAATGGAAAGATATTCCAAGGCGGGAAAATTTCTATTTTAGAAGAAATAGATGACTTTTTAGAATCAAGACATTCTGAAATTGCTCCCAAAGTATTTCTTCTCAACGATTTGAAATTAGTTGATTATTCTAGCCTTACATCTCCTTCAAAAATCATGGATGCTATAAGACAGGAATTAGAAAATTCAGAAAAAGCCGCTGTGCTGGTTGAATTATAG
- the gatB gene encoding Asp-tRNA(Asn)/Glu-tRNA(Gln) amidotransferase subunit GatB, whose product MTKIGLEIHCQLTNLESKLLCSCKANYRSFQVNTNICPICMGLPGSLPRLNQEAVKKATMIAMALNCSTPAKIAFFRKNYFYPDLPKNFQITQLNIYGDTSVGGTGYVMVGDKKIRITRIQLEEDPGRLIYEGSSSKNQITLVDYNRAGTPLVEIVTEPDFENPKQVRDFLNILSDLLENLGVADPSLEGAMRADANVSIEGGKKVEIKNIGSFHDLEKAVHFEITRQESLHSRDIEIVQETRHWDDKRKITISSRSKEEALDYRYFLEGDIPWITIDSTTKEKLQSEMPESISSKKERYVSKYNIPNQVADVLSSDKFYSDLFEDSHTESNAKEIANIITTDLMGLVDTREKREASKITSNHLRDLADSIQSGKISRNSAKNALHEIVKTGKELSQVISDLDLGNVSDESELITIIKDVISEESQAVEQAKSNPQTINYLVGKVMQKTKGKADPQLTLDLLKKQIG is encoded by the coding sequence TTGACAAAAATAGGGTTGGAGATTCATTGTCAATTAACAAATCTTGAAAGCAAGTTGCTATGTTCATGTAAAGCAAATTACAGATCATTTCAAGTTAACACAAACATTTGTCCTATTTGCATGGGGTTGCCTGGAAGTTTGCCTAGGTTAAATCAAGAAGCAGTAAAAAAAGCAACAATGATTGCAATGGCTCTGAATTGCTCCACTCCTGCTAAAATAGCATTCTTTAGAAAAAATTACTTCTATCCGGATTTGCCAAAAAATTTTCAGATCACTCAACTAAACATCTACGGAGATACCAGTGTTGGAGGTACTGGATATGTGATGGTGGGTGATAAAAAAATACGAATAACACGTATACAACTAGAAGAAGATCCTGGAAGGCTGATCTATGAGGGAAGCTCTTCTAAAAACCAAATCACTTTGGTTGACTATAATCGTGCAGGCACACCTTTGGTTGAAATAGTTACAGAGCCTGATTTTGAGAACCCAAAACAAGTAAGAGACTTTCTTAACATTTTATCTGATTTACTTGAAAATCTGGGTGTTGCTGATCCTAGTTTAGAAGGTGCTATGAGAGCCGATGCCAACGTCTCAATTGAAGGTGGAAAAAAAGTTGAGATAAAAAATATCGGCTCATTTCATGATTTAGAAAAAGCAGTCCACTTTGAAATTACGAGACAAGAAAGTTTGCATTCTCGTGATATTGAAATTGTCCAAGAAACTAGACATTGGGATGACAAACGAAAAATAACAATTTCTTCTCGTTCTAAAGAAGAGGCGTTAGACTATCGTTATTTCTTGGAAGGTGATATTCCTTGGATTACAATAGATTCTACAACTAAAGAAAAACTACAATCTGAAATGCCAGAAAGTATTAGTTCAAAAAAAGAGCGATATGTATCAAAATATAATATCCCTAATCAAGTTGCAGATGTTTTGTCTTCAGACAAATTTTATTCTGATTTATTTGAAGACTCTCATACAGAATCAAATGCAAAAGAGATTGCAAATATTATTACCACTGATTTGATGGGATTGGTAGATACAAGAGAAAAACGTGAAGCATCAAAAATTACCTCTAATCATCTTAGAGATTTAGCTGACTCTATACAATCCGGAAAAATTTCTAGAAATTCTGCAAAAAATGCATTACATGAAATTGTAAAAACTGGAAAAGAACTTTCACAAGTAATATCTGATTTAGATTTAGGAAATGTTTCTGACGAATCTGAATTAATTACAATCATTAAAGATGTGATTTCTGAGGAATCACAGGCAGTAGAACAAGCAAAATCAAATCCCCAGACAATAAATTATCTTGTAGGAAAAGTCATGCAAAAAACAAAAGGAAAGGCAGATCCTCAACTTACATTGGATTTGTTAAAAAAACAGATTGGATAG
- the gatA gene encoding Asp-tRNA(Asn)/Glu-tRNA(Gln) amidotransferase subunit GatA gives MNLKISALEYVQEVKNGNISAEDFMAKTLERIEKIDDKIHAFLHVNPEVLDHARVIDKKIKSGEKVGSCFGMPISIKDNICIKNARTSCASKMLHDFVAPYDATVISRLKKEDAIFVGKVNLDEFAMGLTTEFSAYGPTHNPWNTDYVPGGSSGGSGASVSSFECVASLGSDTGGSTRNPASFCGVVGYKPTYGLISRFGLISYANSIEQIGPVTRTVKDTAFMLNIISGKDAHDDTTVDNHNQDYLSEIELGVEGKKIGVIKEMMGEGIDPLVLSATQNAISKFENLGAICEEVSLDMVKYSVAAYYTITATEAGSNLARYDNLLYGYDFPVEGYEFNAYISKARTKFGPEVTRRMILGGFVPSAGHAGKYLLKALKVKQKLTEEIDQLFQKYDYLIAPTVPILPFKIGEKIDDPIALFLVDINTVTANLTGRPAISVPFSMANGLPIGMQIMANSMEDKALLQAAFALESTVTLPEVPI, from the coding sequence TTGAATCTAAAAATTTCTGCTTTAGAGTATGTGCAAGAAGTAAAAAACGGTAACATCTCTGCAGAAGATTTTATGGCAAAGACCCTAGAGCGTATTGAAAAAATAGATGACAAAATTCATGCATTTTTACATGTCAACCCTGAAGTGCTAGATCATGCAAGAGTTATTGATAAAAAAATTAAATCTGGAGAAAAAGTGGGTTCTTGTTTTGGAATGCCTATATCTATCAAAGACAATATCTGTATTAAGAATGCAAGAACTTCTTGTGCATCAAAAATGTTGCATGACTTTGTTGCCCCGTATGACGCAACAGTGATTTCTAGACTAAAAAAAGAAGATGCCATATTTGTAGGCAAAGTAAATCTTGATGAATTTGCGATGGGACTAACTACTGAATTTAGTGCATATGGTCCAACACACAATCCTTGGAATACAGATTATGTCCCAGGCGGTTCTTCTGGCGGCAGTGGTGCATCTGTTAGTTCTTTTGAATGTGTTGCATCTCTAGGTTCTGATACTGGAGGTTCTACTAGAAACCCTGCAAGTTTTTGTGGGGTGGTCGGTTACAAACCAACATATGGTTTGATTAGTCGATTTGGTCTTATTTCGTATGCAAACAGCATTGAGCAAATTGGACCTGTCACAAGAACCGTAAAAGACACTGCATTCATGCTCAATATTATTTCAGGTAAGGATGCCCATGATGATACCACTGTGGATAATCACAATCAAGATTACTTGTCTGAAATAGAATTAGGTGTAGAAGGTAAGAAAATTGGAGTCATCAAAGAGATGATGGGTGAAGGAATTGATCCTCTAGTTCTTTCTGCAACTCAAAACGCCATCTCCAAATTTGAGAATTTGGGTGCAATATGTGAAGAAGTATCACTTGACATGGTAAAATATTCTGTTGCGGCGTATTATACAATCACTGCAACAGAGGCTGGAAGTAATTTGGCAAGATATGATAATCTTTTGTATGGATATGATTTCCCAGTTGAAGGGTATGAGTTTAATGCATACATTTCAAAAGCAAGAACCAAATTTGGACCAGAAGTAACACGTAGGATGATTTTGGGTGGGTTTGTACCTTCAGCTGGACATGCTGGAAAATATCTCTTAAAAGCACTCAAAGTCAAACAAAAATTAACTGAAGAAATTGACCAACTATTTCAAAAATATGATTATCTGATTGCACCAACTGTTCCTATTTTACCATTTAAAATTGGAGAAAAAATAGATGACCCTATTGCTTTATTTTTAGTAGACATCAATACTGTTACTGCAAATCTTACTGGGAGACCTGCAATCTCTGTTCCATTTTCTATGGCAAATGGACTGCCAATAGGAATGCAAATCATGGCAAACTCTATGGAAGATAAAGCGTTGCTGCAAGCTGCATTTGCACTTGAAAGTACTGTGACGTTACCGGAGGTTCCAATTTGA
- the aspS gene encoding aspartate--tRNA(Asn) ligase, with amino-acid sequence MIETELGTLRRSHYSNEINSSMDGTQITIMGWVLTIRGHGNISFATIRDKNGDVSVVAKKGDCPDEIREKISSLKAHSSIAITGNVKSSEKAPNGYEIVPTEIRVFSEVDKIPPFEPVAKTVKNIDTRLEVRPIDLRRKVLQHIFNTRSLVLKSIREYFHSQNFVEINTPKMIATATEGGAALFPIFYYNKEAFLAQSPQLYKEQLTMSFEKVFEIAPIFRAEPSRTNRHLAEAISIDLEEAFVDYNDVMSRIEEIVKISIKTVHEYAKNNPDVEFNIPQLPESIPQYSYDDLVDKMQKAGAKTEWGDDLYPSNLKKIGLEGFYFIKDWPLAPKPFYVKDSKSNPKISESFDLMFGDLELSSGSTRIEKRDELSERMKNKGMNTDAFEYHLGAFDYGVPPHAGCGIGLERLIMALTGTENIRDVTFYPRDVDRLTP; translated from the coding sequence ATGATTGAAACTGAATTAGGAACTTTACGCAGATCTCATTATTCAAATGAAATCAACTCCTCCATGGATGGAACTCAAATAACGATCATGGGGTGGGTTTTAACCATCAGAGGACATGGCAACATCAGTTTTGCTACAATCCGAGACAAAAATGGAGATGTCTCAGTAGTTGCAAAAAAAGGCGATTGTCCAGATGAAATTCGAGAAAAAATATCATCTCTTAAGGCACACTCTTCAATTGCAATTACTGGTAATGTAAAATCCTCTGAAAAGGCACCTAATGGATACGAAATAGTACCTACAGAAATCCGAGTGTTTTCTGAAGTTGATAAGATTCCACCATTTGAGCCTGTTGCAAAGACTGTCAAAAATATTGACACTCGACTTGAGGTAAGACCTATTGATCTTAGACGTAAGGTATTACAACACATATTCAATACTCGAAGTCTGGTTTTGAAATCTATTCGGGAATATTTTCATAGTCAAAATTTTGTTGAAATCAATACTCCCAAAATGATAGCAACAGCTACTGAGGGAGGAGCTGCGTTATTTCCAATATTTTATTACAACAAAGAAGCATTCTTGGCACAGAGTCCGCAATTGTACAAAGAACAACTTACAATGAGTTTTGAAAAAGTATTTGAGATTGCACCTATCTTTAGAGCAGAGCCCTCTAGAACTAATCGTCATCTTGCAGAAGCAATATCGATTGATTTGGAAGAAGCGTTTGTAGATTACAATGATGTCATGAGTAGAATTGAAGAGATTGTCAAAATTTCAATTAAGACTGTACATGAATATGCAAAAAATAACCCTGATGTAGAATTTAACATTCCTCAACTTCCTGAATCAATCCCTCAATATTCCTATGATGATTTAGTAGATAAGATGCAAAAGGCTGGTGCAAAAACTGAATGGGGCGATGATCTATATCCTTCAAATCTTAAAAAAATTGGTCTTGAGGGTTTTTACTTTATCAAAGATTGGCCTTTGGCCCCAAAACCATTCTATGTCAAAGACAGCAAGTCCAACCCAAAAATTTCAGAATCTTTTGACTTGATGTTTGGTGATTTGGAATTATCCTCTGGCAGTACAAGAATTGAAAAAAGAGATGAATTGTCTGAGAGAATGAAAAATAAAGGAATGAACACTGATGCATTTGAGTATCATCTTGGCGCTTTTGATTACGGGGTTCCCCCTCATGCTGGATGTGGTATTGGTCTTGAGCGATTAATCATGGCTCTTACAGGCACAGAAAACATACGTGACGTAACATTTTATCCAAGAGATGTTGACAGGCTAACACCTTAG